AGGCTACTGAACATTGTCATTTTTGGCTATCCCGGTTCAGGAAGGGGTTCTCAGGGGAAAGCCCTTGCTGAAAAATACAACCTTGAATATGTAGCCACCGGCCCTATGCTTGATGCCGAAATAAAAAACAATTCAGCAATTGGCAGGAAAATTAAAGAATTGTATGAAAGCGGGCAACTGGTTCCGGATGAAATTGTTGTTCAACTGATAGAAAAGAAAATAAGCAGCACAAAGGATGTAAAAGGTTTTATCTTTAAAGGATTCCCGAGAACTCTGGTACAATCCTATATTCTGGATGGATTGCTTAAAAAACATGGATCTTCGATCTCACTTGTGATTGATATTGAAGTACCTACGCTTGAACTCATCAGCCGGCTCGATGCCCGTAGCCGCACCGACAGATGCATGCCCTATGATACCAGCACGGAAAAAATTGTCAAACGCCTTCAGGAACACGAGAAAAAGACTATTCCTGTCATTGAAAAATACAAACAAATGCATGATGTAGTAAACATTAATGGAGAGGGAACATTTGAAGAAGTATTCTTACGCCTTTGCGAAGTAATTGAAGAAAAATTCAAAAACCTGAAATAATTTTATTGACCTGAATTCATCTTCTGGTATTAATTCATAACTTTGATGAAATTTTTAAAACTGTAAAACTGTATCTATATGAAATCTGTTTATCTATTTGCATTGCTACTAATCGGAAGTATGATGCTTTTTTCGGGTTGTCCTGTCGGAACCGATTATCCCCCCGACAATCCCGGCTCAAAATCAATTGATAAAAAATTATTGGGAACATGGATTAACAACAAAGAAGATGCAGATATTCAGAAAGTTGTCATTTCGAAAGGGAGCAATAATTCTTATGATATTGAAGTGCTTGAAACCGGTGAATATTACATGATGAGCACAAAAAAATTTACCGGATGGGTAACCACTATCGGAAAAGAAAAGTTTTTATATGCAAAACCTGACGATGAAGACAAATACTATGTCTATCACTATACGCTCAAAGGCAAAAACAGCTTTGAATCATCAGACGTAGGTCTGTTGGTCGGAGGCATTGATGCAGTTACTTCCATTGAAGCTTTTCGTGCTGAAATTGAGGCCTCTATGAAAATGGATGATTGTTTTTCGGATTTTATCACGTGGACAAAAGTCAAATAATCATAGCGGATATTGTTTTTGCCTGATACATTTCACCCACGCAGCTATTGCATCAGTCAAATCATAAAAAAACCCGTCAGAAAGCCATCTGACGGGTTTTTTGATTTAATTGCCAAATTATTATTTCAGAATAGCTTTTGAAATCACGATACGCTGTACCTGATTGGTACCTTCATAAATCTGGCACAGTTTGGCATCACGCATCATCTTTTCAACCATAAAGTCGCGTGAATAACCATCTCCACCCATGCACTGAACAGCATCGGTGGTTACCTTCATAGCTGTGTCGGAAGCATACATTTTCGACATGGCAGATAATTTTCCCACTTCTTTCAGTCCACTATCGTAACACCAGGCAGCGTACCATGTTATCAGTCGAGCTGTTTCAATGGCAGTAGCCATATCAGCCAACATAAAAGCAATGGCCTGATTGGCTGCAATGGGTTTTCCAAACTGAATCCTGTTTTGTGTCCAGTCTCTTGCTCTCTCAAAAGCAGCTCTTGCACAGCCAACACTCAGAGCGGCAACCCCTGTTCTTGTACGATCAAATGTCTTCATGGCGATTAAAAATCCATGTCCTTCCTCTCCTATTCTGTTCTCAACAGGTACTTCTACATCATGAAACAAAATTTCGTTCTGAACGGATGCTTTTTGTCCCATTTTCTGTAATCTCGGTTTAATTTCTATTCCCGGTGACTCTGCAGGTACTACAAAAGCCGAAAGGCTTCTGGACCCTTTTTCAGGATCGGTTATGGCAAATACGGTATGAAAACTTGCTACTTCACAATTGGTAATAAATCTTTTATGTCCATTTAAAATGTATTTATCTCCTTTTCTGATGGCTGTTGATTTTATGCTCTGTACATCTGAACCAGCATTTGGCTCTGTCAGGCAATAAGCAGCTACGGCTTTTTCTTCATTTATTCTTCCGAAAAACCTCTTTTGCTGATCCTCATTGGCAGCAAGCAATAATGGAGTCAATGCAAGGGTATTGGCATCAATACAAATTCCTATACCGATACATCCTGCACCAAGTTCCTCCGAAGCAAGTGCTCCGTCAAGTATACTGTATCCCTTTCCTCCGAATTTTTCCGGAATAGGGCCATTCATCAGCCCTTCCTCATAGGCTGCTTTAACTATTTCCCATGGGAAAACAGCGAGTTCATCATATTTTAAGGCATTGGGAATAATCCATCTTTGTGCAAAATCCCTGTACTTTTCTCTGATTTCAATTTGCCTTTGGGTAAGTGAAAAATCCAACATTTTTACCTCCTTAAATAATTTTATTAAAATTTAAACTATTTTTTCGCTTACGAAAGTAATTAAATTAAATAAACCGTAAACGTTTTTTCCAAAATGATTTTTTTTCAGAAAATTTGCACCTTACATTTAATTGAAAATCATGAAGAAAATTAAAGAATTAAGGCAATATAATTCCAGAACTGCCGATCCGCTGACTGAACCTTCCAACTGGTATTTACGGGCTATTACAAGGTTTGATGAAAAGGAAAATATTGTTGAAGAAATTATTTATGAAAACGAAAACACACTGGAAAGTAAAACTGAATACCGCTATGACGATCAGCAAAGACTGATTGAAAAAGTTGTTTATCTTTCTGAAAATGAGGTTGGGGAAAAATTTTCTTACACCTATAATGAAAACAATCAGTTGGCCACAGAGACACAACATTATGCTGATGGCTCTCAAACTGTAAGAATTTTCAACTATTCTGATTCAAGAATAACAATAACAATAAATGATGAAGAAGGGTCACTGGAAGGGCAGGAAATTAAACTTCTTCAAAATGGGAAAATAACAGAAGAAATTACTCTTGATGAAGATAAAAATGAGACCTCTCATTTATATTATACCTTTAATGATGCTGGGCTGGTTGAATCAAGAATTGAGAAAAATGCAGCAGGAGAAGTGGAGTCGCTGAGAAAATATTTATATAACGAAAGGAATGAAATGATTGAACTGACCGAACTGACAGGAGACGGAGAGCTCATCAGCCGAAGAACTTTTGAATATGATGAATTCAACCGTCTTGTGCAGGAAAATATTGACGGATATTCTGTCAATTATACTTACAATGAAAACGGGAAACGCAGCAGGGAAGAAATTATTAATCCGATGCAGATCATTGAATCCTTCACCGACTATGAGTATGAAGGCGACAAAGTGATCAGAACCGTTTCATGCAACAAAGGGAATCTGATGGGACACGACTCATCTGGAAAATCGATCAGGTCAGCTTATTTAATTTCGAAATTCGAATACGATTATTATCCTGATTCTGAATAATTTACCTGTTTTTCCTCTCCTCTTTCTTTTTCTGCTTCAGATAATTCTTATCCGGTACAATTTCCATTTTCACATTCCATTTCTTCTCCAGATCAAAACGCTGTCCAACTATAGCCAGCGGTATTGCACCTATTATAGCTATTGGAATTCCTACAGACATGATAGTAACGCCCATTATGACCAAAATAAATGCCCCGCAAGCATCTGAATTCACTATGGAATATCCGTGAATAACCAGATATGCTCCATAACCGGTAACCAATGTTCCGCTGATCAATAATACTTTGCCGGTGGTTTGAACAATTTTCAAACCCGTTGATTTTGCGCCTATTTTTGTGAGACTGTCAAAACTAATTGAAGTTCCGTTAATTACAATTCCTTCTTCGGTGATCTGTTCAATCCTGCCTTTGTTTTTTGATTTATCTCCTTTGACCCAGTAAGTAATTTTTTTATTCTGTTTAATAAACTTTTGTTTATCCTTTGACTTATGTATGAAAACCAATATGGTATCCTGAGGGATTTCTATCTGAGCATACGTAGGAAGAGGAATGATAAACAACGATGTTAAAAAAAGCAATAACGTCAGCCCGGTTTTATTCTCCATCAACAATCAATTAAAAATGTTAAACAAAAAGTAAGACAACAAATTTAAAAAAATGTTGATAAATTATCTCCGATTTTCAAAATATTTCTTACCTTTATACCTTGAAAAAAAATTGATAAAATTTAGTTAATCAAGGAATTTTAAAGAAAAAGGAGCGACTATGGATGTATTTACACCTTTATTTGTAGTTTTTGGATTAAATATTGACACTTTCTTATTGGTTGTTATCATTATTGTTGCCATTCTGGCAGGAGTCGGAATTTTCCTGATGGCTCAAAATGTACGGCCAATTACAGGTTTTCTCCTGCTGATTCTTGCCCTGGCATTGGTTATTGGTGTCAGTTATGATGCAAAAACTATTAAAAAAGAATTAAAGCGAACAATTGAGAGATTTGTAAAGTAGCTTAAGATATTGAATTACTGCAATTAAGTTCAGTATCTTAAAATTTCATTAAAGTATTTTTGCTTTAATGTTTTGAGTTTTTCAATATCTGTTTTTTCCCAGAAAATTCTGATGAGTTCCCATAGTTCGCCATGATAATACATACTTCCCATTGCAGCATCAAAATCCTTGAAATCCCAGTTATTTCTGATTGAGATGGTCATTTCCTTAAATTTATTCCATGACAGTGGTTCAGGGATGGCAATATAAGCCATGTTTTCTTCTTTGTCAACAAACAGATTATCACCGGCCACATACATTTCAAAAAATTTCTTCACTGTAATAATCGCTGATTCATCTATTTTTCTGTATTTCCTGAATTCAATTCCTTCTGCCCTGAAACAGTTTTGAATTTCTTCAATCAGCTCAAAAGAAGGCAGGTTTTTAATTCTTATGCCATGCATAACACTTTTTGCTTCAATAATAGCTGAAGCAGCATCAAAAGGATGAGGAAAATATGACCTGATTTTTTTTGTCAAACGCGCAATAATTTCACGCGACATAGCGGATCGTGTCATTAAAAAAATGCTCTCAGGTTTTTTAAACTCAGGCACCTGATGATGATAGCCCGGAAAAGGTTCAATAATTTCAAGCACCAACGTATTGGGTGAAATCTTGTACTCGACATTTCCAATTCTTTCTTCTTTAATAATGGTCCCTGTCGTTTCAAAGTAATTTTTTTCCATTTTCCTTAATTTTTTAATTATTCTAAATAGCATTAAGAAACACAAATATACGAATTCCCGGATGACTAAATTTAAAAAAATCACTAAAGAACAATTTTATTTTTGAAAATTATTTTCCAACGGGCATTATTTTCGCATAACCAATGGGCTTA
This window of the Sphingobacteriales bacterium genome carries:
- a CDS encoding adenylate kinase, producing the protein MLNVALFGPPGAGKGTQSEFLIKEYKLYYISTGELLRKEIANRTKLGLEAKNVIEAGGLVSDEIIVQIIENTITGNPDSRGFLFDGFPRTYIQAYILEGLMIKLNTSLSCLISLEVPEEVSVQRLLNRAKISGRSDDNEIVIRNRLKEYREKTMPVLNFYKEKGICHEIDGTQSIEDVREEIRKIIKEVLSKRLLNIVIFGYPGSGRGSQGKALAEKYNLEYVATGPMLDAEIKNNSAIGRKIKELYESGQLVPDEIVVQLIEKKISSTKDVKGFIFKGFPRTLVQSYILDGLLKKHGSSISLVIDIEVPTLELISRLDARSRTDRCMPYDTSTEKIVKRLQEHEKKTIPVIEKYKQMHDVVNINGEGTFEEVFLRLCEVIEEKFKNLK
- a CDS encoding acyl-CoA dehydrogenase, whose protein sequence is MLDFSLTQRQIEIREKYRDFAQRWIIPNALKYDELAVFPWEIVKAAYEEGLMNGPIPEKFGGKGYSILDGALASEELGAGCIGIGICIDANTLALTPLLLAANEDQQKRFFGRINEEKAVAAYCLTEPNAGSDVQSIKSTAIRKGDKYILNGHKRFITNCEVASFHTVFAITDPEKGSRSLSAFVVPAESPGIEIKPRLQKMGQKASVQNEILFHDVEVPVENRIGEEGHGFLIAMKTFDRTRTGVAALSVGCARAAFERARDWTQNRIQFGKPIAANQAIAFMLADMATAIETARLITWYAAWCYDSGLKEVGKLSAMSKMYASDTAMKVTTDAVQCMGGDGYSRDFMVEKMMRDAKLCQIYEGTNQVQRIVISKAILK